One genomic segment of Vibrio fluvialis includes these proteins:
- a CDS encoding DUF2474 domain-containing protein translates to MNHHLKEKPRSTAMDLLWMGAIWTGSVLTLGVVAIGFRALMSAAGMSSH, encoded by the coding sequence ATGAATCATCATTTGAAAGAGAAACCGCGTTCAACGGCGATGGACCTGCTGTGGATGGGCGCCATCTGGACGGGCAGTGTGCTGACGCTGGGCGTTGTCGCCATAGGCTTTCGTGCCCTGATGTCTGCTGCTGGGATGAGTAGCCACTGA
- a CDS encoding DUF2000 family protein: MQFDTKFAIVVADDLPTWQKLNVVSFLSGGVTGSPQVKTGECYRDASGNAYLPLCVQPIIVLKASREKVSTFVQRANRQQAEMAIFVEDMFASGHDEANRQTVSQYTSEQLPLVGLGMFGDKKQVDKVFKGAKLHD, from the coding sequence ATGCAGTTTGATACCAAATTTGCCATTGTGGTGGCAGACGATTTGCCAACCTGGCAGAAACTCAATGTGGTTAGCTTTCTTTCCGGCGGCGTAACCGGTAGCCCGCAAGTGAAAACCGGGGAATGTTATCGCGATGCCTCAGGCAATGCATACCTGCCTTTGTGCGTGCAGCCGATCATCGTGCTCAAAGCGAGTCGAGAAAAGGTCTCCACTTTTGTTCAGCGCGCGAATCGCCAGCAAGCAGAGATGGCGATTTTTGTCGAAGACATGTTCGCCTCCGGTCATGACGAAGCAAACCGCCAAACGGTCAGCCAATACACGAGCGAGCAATTACCGTTGGTCGGGCTGGGGATGTTTGGTGATAAGAAACAAGTGGATAAAGTGTTTAAGGGAGCAAAGTTGCATGATTAA
- the fdhD gene encoding formate dehydrogenase accessory sulfurtransferase FdhD, translating into MTCTVTQLTELAEANFAPPAPDQYGYVEMNAEHTQGVNALASETALSISYNGISHAVMMVTPGNLEDFVKGFSISSGIVEAASEIHDVQLSMGAESHHAAVDIANRAFWSLKTQRRQLAGTSGCGICGVEALDQALPSLTPLSPVAPPNPVLFNGLRDRIQQAQVLARHSGALHAALYANERGDITLCREDIGRHNALDKLIGAMVNDKVNPQHGFVVMTSRCSLELIHKAVRAKIATLVTLSAPTALTVQWARRHHLNLIHLPKGSAPRLYSPALVSSNIVDLHR; encoded by the coding sequence ATGACGTGCACTGTGACTCAACTGACCGAACTGGCTGAAGCGAATTTCGCGCCGCCCGCCCCTGATCAATATGGCTATGTCGAAATGAATGCCGAACACACCCAAGGCGTAAATGCGCTGGCCAGTGAAACGGCGTTGTCGATCAGCTACAACGGCATCAGCCACGCAGTGATGATGGTGACGCCCGGCAACCTTGAAGATTTCGTCAAAGGATTCAGCATCAGCAGCGGCATCGTCGAGGCTGCCAGCGAAATCCATGACGTGCAATTGAGCATGGGGGCAGAGTCTCATCATGCCGCCGTCGACATCGCCAATCGCGCCTTCTGGTCGCTAAAAACCCAGCGTCGCCAACTGGCCGGCACCAGCGGTTGTGGCATTTGTGGTGTGGAAGCGCTGGATCAAGCGCTGCCATCATTAACGCCGCTGTCTCCTGTTGCACCGCCGAACCCGGTTCTGTTCAACGGATTGCGCGATCGTATTCAACAAGCACAGGTTCTGGCCCGTCATAGTGGCGCGTTGCACGCGGCTTTGTATGCCAACGAACGAGGCGACATTACACTATGCCGCGAAGATATTGGCCGCCACAACGCATTGGATAAATTGATTGGTGCGATGGTCAATGACAAAGTGAATCCACAACACGGTTTTGTGGTGATGACCAGTCGCTGCAGCCTGGAACTGATTCACAAAGCGGTGCGCGCCAAAATTGCCACCTTAGTGACTTTGTCGGCGCCGACGGCGCTGACCGTGCAATGGGCACGTCGCCATCATCTGAACCTGATTCACCTGCCAAAAGGCAGCGCACCGCGCTTATACAGCCCGGCCCTGGTCAGCAGCAATATTGTCGATCTGCACCGTTAA
- a CDS encoding LysR family transcriptional regulator, protein MRKDDHFSGITAFVCTAQHKTFTAAAERLNLTKSAVAKSVSRLEERLGVKLLHRSTRQLTLTPEGEAYLKSCLDILGQLECAEALLQAKVDKPSGKLRIDLPAAFGRKKVLPLLLTMSAQYPELSLAVTFNERFVDIVEEGLDVVVRIGELQESSGLVARHLTVQKMVMCAAPDYVARRGVPSSFDDLKNHDCVVSLKQNQPLSWVVKNCDGETVRFKPPATHEFSDGDAIREAVIAGCGISQLPLWLIRDDLQAGRLQEVLPGHCAGSSPIHAVWPKNRHLLPKVRFVIDQLVELAQRGQFD, encoded by the coding sequence ATGCGTAAAGACGATCATTTCAGCGGCATCACAGCGTTTGTCTGCACCGCTCAGCACAAAACGTTTACCGCCGCTGCCGAGCGGCTCAACCTGACTAAATCCGCGGTGGCGAAAAGCGTATCGCGCTTGGAAGAGCGCCTTGGCGTCAAGCTGCTGCATCGTTCCACGCGCCAACTAACACTGACGCCGGAAGGGGAAGCGTACCTCAAAAGCTGCCTCGATATTCTGGGTCAGCTTGAGTGCGCTGAAGCGCTGTTGCAAGCCAAAGTCGACAAGCCATCGGGCAAGCTACGAATTGATCTCCCTGCTGCATTCGGGCGCAAAAAGGTGCTGCCTTTGCTATTGACTATGAGCGCGCAGTATCCGGAACTGTCGCTGGCAGTGACGTTCAACGAGCGCTTTGTTGATATCGTCGAAGAAGGGCTGGATGTGGTGGTGCGCATTGGTGAGTTGCAGGAAAGCAGCGGGCTGGTGGCGCGTCATCTGACGGTACAAAAAATGGTGATGTGTGCTGCGCCGGATTATGTGGCGCGCCGCGGCGTACCATCCAGTTTTGATGATCTGAAAAATCATGATTGCGTGGTGAGTTTAAAGCAGAATCAGCCGCTCTCGTGGGTAGTGAAAAACTGCGACGGCGAAACTGTGCGTTTTAAGCCGCCAGCGACCCATGAATTCAGTGACGGCGACGCGATACGTGAAGCCGTGATCGCAGGTTGCGGAATTTCGCAGTTGCCGCTGTGGCTGATTCGTGATGATTTGCAAGCGGGCCGATTGCAGGAGGTGTTGCCGGGCCATTGTGCAGGTTCATCGCCGATTCACGCAGTATGGCCGAAGAACCGCCATTTATTGCCTAAAGTCCGCTTTGTGATTGATCAGCTGGTGGAGCTCGCGCAGCGAGGCCAATTCGATTAA
- a CDS encoding slipin family protein has product MPGIPVNTELLTPILLLVLIVLIAVRLFRILREYERGVIFFLGRFQKVKGPGLIIVIPVIQQMVRVDLRTVVMDVPSQDVISRDNVSVRVNAVIYFRVVDSQKAIINVENYLQATSQIAQTTLRSVLGQHELDEMLANREMLNADIQAILDARTEGWGIKVSNVEIKHVDLNESMIRAIARQAEAERTRRAKVIHASGEMEASEKLVEAANRLAAEPNAILLRYLQTLTEIAGEKSSTILFPMPTTLMEGLFQKLNQPDKKDHES; this is encoded by the coding sequence ATGCCGGGTATTCCAGTAAACACTGAGCTGCTGACACCAATTCTGCTTCTGGTGTTGATCGTGCTGATTGCTGTGCGGCTGTTTCGAATTTTACGCGAGTATGAGCGTGGCGTGATTTTCTTTCTTGGCCGTTTCCAGAAGGTCAAAGGTCCGGGGCTGATTATCGTCATTCCGGTCATTCAACAAATGGTGCGGGTGGATCTGCGCACCGTTGTGATGGATGTGCCGAGTCAGGATGTCATCAGCCGTGACAACGTCTCGGTGCGCGTCAATGCGGTGATTTATTTTCGCGTCGTCGACTCGCAAAAGGCGATCATCAACGTAGAAAACTATCTCCAGGCAACATCGCAGATAGCGCAAACCACCTTGCGATCCGTACTTGGTCAACATGAACTGGATGAAATGCTGGCCAACCGCGAAATGCTCAATGCGGACATTCAGGCGATTCTGGATGCGCGCACGGAAGGGTGGGGCATTAAGGTGTCGAATGTAGAAATCAAACACGTTGATTTGAACGAGTCGATGATTCGCGCCATTGCCCGTCAGGCCGAAGCGGAACGGACACGTCGTGCGAAAGTGATTCACGCTTCGGGGGAAATGGAAGCGTCTGAAAAACTTGTGGAAGCGGCGAATCGCCTGGCGGCAGAGCCGAACGCGATATTGCTGCGCTACCTGCAAACGCTGACGGAAATCGCGGGTGAGAAAAGCTCGACCATTCTGTTTCCCATGCCAACGACATTGATGGAAGGCTTGTTTCAGAAACTTAATCAGCCGGACAAAAAAGACCACGAGTCATAA
- a CDS encoding NfeD family protein, with protein MYRRVMEVLLTSLLSFSTLATADTTNAPAAPSQTVPVIAISGAIGPAVGDYVIKELQRANQQVHAPAVIVTLDTPGGLSSTLRDINQHILASDIPVLCLVYPPGARAASAGTYILYACHIAAMAPATTLGAATPVQIGGPSPGGGEQQDKPSEPTAMEKKVLNDSIAYIRSLAQLRGRNVEWAEKAVRDAATLSAIEALEMNVINVMAESPQDLLNAVNGQTLDVNHRAVSLNVDKAQLEIREPDLRNQFLATITDPNVAYILMMIGVYGLLLEFYTPSFGIAGITGAISLLIALYAFQLLPVNYVGMGLMLLGIALFIAESFLPSFGLLGIGGIVAFVLGSVFLIDSDLPELQVSLGLIYSIAAVSAALIIFVLSRVMELRRKQVVSGQEAMLGMEGMALDSFEGQGFVHVDGERWEALSDVPLRKGDLIRVIAVDGLTLQVTKK; from the coding sequence ATGTATCGTCGGGTGATGGAAGTGCTGCTCACCAGCCTTCTGAGTTTTTCAACACTGGCGACGGCTGATACAACGAATGCGCCAGCGGCGCCTTCTCAAACCGTTCCAGTGATCGCCATCAGTGGTGCCATCGGCCCTGCTGTGGGGGATTACGTCATCAAAGAGCTTCAGCGCGCCAATCAGCAAGTGCATGCTCCTGCCGTGATTGTGACGCTCGACACCCCGGGCGGCCTCAGCTCGACCCTTCGTGACATTAACCAACATATTCTCGCCTCTGACATTCCGGTGTTGTGTCTGGTTTATCCGCCGGGCGCACGTGCCGCCAGTGCCGGTACCTATATTCTCTATGCCTGCCATATCGCTGCGATGGCGCCAGCGACCACGCTCGGCGCTGCAACCCCGGTTCAGATTGGCGGCCCGTCGCCGGGTGGCGGTGAGCAGCAGGATAAGCCGAGCGAACCGACCGCGATGGAGAAAAAGGTACTCAATGATTCGATTGCCTATATTCGTTCGCTGGCACAGCTGCGTGGGCGCAATGTGGAATGGGCTGAAAAAGCGGTGCGCGATGCGGCTACGTTGTCTGCGATTGAAGCGTTGGAGATGAATGTCATCAATGTGATGGCCGAATCTCCGCAGGATTTGCTTAATGCCGTGAACGGGCAAACGCTGGATGTGAATCACCGCGCTGTCAGTCTCAATGTCGACAAGGCACAACTCGAGATTCGCGAACCGGATCTGCGCAATCAGTTTCTTGCCACCATCACCGACCCGAATGTGGCTTATATCCTGATGATGATTGGCGTGTACGGTCTGCTGCTTGAGTTTTACACCCCAAGCTTCGGCATTGCCGGCATCACCGGGGCGATTTCATTGTTGATTGCGCTCTATGCCTTCCAACTGCTGCCGGTGAACTACGTCGGCATGGGACTCATGCTGCTCGGGATTGCACTGTTTATTGCCGAATCGTTTCTGCCGAGTTTCGGTTTACTGGGCATTGGTGGGATCGTGGCATTTGTACTCGGCTCGGTGTTTTTGATCGACAGCGATTTGCCAGAACTGCAAGTGTCTCTGGGGCTGATTTACAGCATCGCGGCCGTCTCGGCGGCACTGATCATCTTCGTTTTAAGCCGGGTGATGGAGCTGAGACGAAAACAGGTGGTCAGCGGCCAGGAAGCGATGTTGGGTATGGAAGGCATGGCGCTCGATAGCTTTGAAGGCCAAGGTTTTGTCCATGTCGATGGGGAGCGTTGGGAAGCGTTGAGCGATGTCCCGCTGCGCAAAGGTGACCTGATTCGGGTGATTGCCGTAGACGGATTGACCTTACAAGTGACCAAAAAATAA
- a CDS encoding LysR family transcriptional regulator, with product MDIKQLKYLIALDETQHFGQAAAMCHITQPTLSMRIRNLEDELQLTLINRGQRFEGFTEAGDRILAWARSVLAAHDGLQAEAANCRGQLVGSLRFGMVPLASLNPMALLEPLSKRYPELRYQLCSVTSEQVIDGLNRNQLDLGLCYLDQVDTTHFEVIELAATSMGLLHDTRHFGFADTQMDWESLGHIPLGLLTKGMHYRQSIDMSFSSKGIEPHIQVESDSTFQLLQAVHAGLCCAIMPLNSGMETMNEHLRMIPIAQAEVHSRIGLLMRKTEPRSALAERCFAKAQKIFAADHNVSD from the coding sequence ATGGACATTAAGCAATTGAAATATCTCATTGCGCTCGACGAAACCCAACACTTTGGGCAAGCCGCTGCAATGTGTCACATCACGCAGCCCACCTTGTCGATGCGCATTCGCAATCTGGAAGATGAGCTGCAACTGACCCTGATTAACCGCGGTCAGCGTTTTGAAGGGTTTACTGAAGCGGGCGACCGCATTCTGGCCTGGGCGCGCAGCGTGCTCGCTGCCCACGATGGATTACAGGCAGAAGCAGCCAATTGCCGCGGCCAGTTGGTGGGCAGCCTGCGTTTTGGCATGGTGCCGCTGGCGAGCCTGAACCCCATGGCGCTGCTCGAACCGCTGTCAAAACGCTACCCTGAACTGCGGTATCAGTTGTGCTCGGTGACGTCCGAACAGGTGATTGACGGCCTCAACCGCAATCAGTTGGATTTGGGCTTGTGCTATCTCGATCAGGTCGATACCACCCATTTTGAAGTGATTGAACTGGCGGCTACCAGCATGGGGCTGCTGCACGATACCCGTCATTTCGGATTTGCTGACACGCAAATGGATTGGGAAAGCCTCGGCCATATTCCGCTGGGTTTGCTGACCAAAGGGATGCATTACCGCCAGTCGATTGACATGAGCTTTAGCAGCAAGGGGATTGAGCCACATATTCAGGTGGAGAGTGATTCCACCTTTCAATTACTGCAAGCGGTCCATGCCGGGTTGTGCTGCGCCATCATGCCACTGAACAGCGGTATGGAGACCATGAACGAGCACCTGCGCATGATTCCGATTGCACAGGCCGAAGTGCATTCACGCATCGGCTTACTGATGCGCAAAACCGAGCCGCGCTCCGCGTTGGCTGAGCGTTGTTTTGCCAAAGCACAGAAAATTTTTGCTGCCGACCACAACGTGTCGGATTAA
- a CDS encoding ArnT family glycosyltransferase, with protein MSARKQVFSIAPNIQYAVLALMVALFFISVNVLFRPIFPIDETRYVSVAWEMWLDNNWLVPHINGATYDHKPPFMFWLFSSIWALFGTSETVTRMVVPGFSLINLYLVSKLAQKVYPDSPQAKWLSPLILISFLGWFLYSGMIMFDLMLTVFIQLAVISVWKFAQTDRIFWARLSGVFLGLGMLTKGPVVFVYFIPFITLVRLWHPSPSRINKAFFKAIVQSVFIAIAVILAWAIPAAIAGGAEYAKAIFWGQSAGRIQDSFAHARPIYWYVMLLPALLFPWFFLTGFWRSRPWLGGERSDTFCLALFVIVVAIFSCFSGKQIHYLFPVFPFAAIWVANRLSPEKFTTEPAVIAMLVFVAIAILSSPLWVEKVFRSAQITEVYQSWALLPVAFMALLLWKRPLPFERLALNLGALMLSLSALLASLSPILNNLYDVTDIGRHIHQLQARGASVSFVGKYHNTFGYAGRLEAPLILIPGSKEQRDAFLSTEPGYTVWIQRKKTDPLAEYAVYMTPFRGKWLFIMDNQMLEKILQENQTNNLVVAEDS; from the coding sequence ATGTCGGCTAGGAAGCAGGTGTTCTCGATAGCACCAAACATTCAATATGCAGTTTTGGCACTGATGGTTGCGCTGTTTTTTATTTCAGTGAACGTTTTATTCAGACCCATCTTCCCAATTGATGAAACACGCTATGTGTCCGTTGCCTGGGAGATGTGGCTGGATAACAACTGGTTGGTGCCCCACATCAACGGTGCGACTTACGACCATAAACCACCATTCATGTTCTGGCTATTCAGCAGCATCTGGGCGCTGTTTGGTACCTCTGAAACCGTCACCCGCATGGTTGTACCGGGTTTTTCACTGATTAACCTGTATCTGGTAAGCAAGCTTGCGCAAAAAGTGTATCCGGATTCACCGCAAGCGAAATGGTTATCCCCGTTGATCCTGATTAGCTTTCTCGGCTGGTTTCTGTATTCGGGCATGATCATGTTTGATCTGATGCTCACAGTCTTTATCCAACTCGCTGTTATCAGCGTGTGGAAATTCGCACAAACCGATCGCATTTTTTGGGCGCGTTTGAGCGGCGTGTTTCTGGGACTGGGCATGCTGACCAAAGGGCCGGTGGTGTTTGTGTATTTCATCCCCTTTATTACTCTGGTTCGTTTATGGCATCCATCGCCGTCAAGAATCAATAAAGCCTTTTTCAAAGCGATTGTGCAGAGCGTATTCATTGCGATTGCGGTCATTCTGGCCTGGGCGATTCCCGCTGCGATTGCCGGTGGCGCGGAGTACGCCAAAGCCATCTTCTGGGGGCAGTCTGCGGGGCGCATTCAGGATTCGTTTGCCCATGCGAGGCCAATTTATTGGTATGTCATGCTATTGCCAGCGCTGTTGTTTCCTTGGTTCTTCCTGACGGGCTTCTGGCGCAGCCGCCCTTGGCTGGGGGGAGAACGCAGCGATACCTTCTGTTTGGCGCTGTTCGTCATTGTGGTCGCCATATTCAGTTGCTTCAGCGGTAAGCAGATTCACTATCTGTTTCCGGTATTTCCTTTCGCTGCTATCTGGGTGGCGAACCGCCTCAGTCCTGAAAAATTCACGACGGAGCCTGCGGTCATTGCCATGCTGGTTTTTGTCGCGATTGCGATTCTGAGCTCGCCATTGTGGGTCGAGAAAGTCTTTCGCAGCGCGCAAATCACCGAGGTATACCAAAGCTGGGCGTTGTTGCCTGTCGCTTTCATGGCATTGTTGCTGTGGAAAAGGCCTCTGCCGTTTGAACGTTTGGCGCTGAACCTTGGCGCACTGATGCTGAGCTTATCTGCGCTGTTGGCCAGCCTGTCCCCAATCTTGAACAATCTTTACGACGTGACTGACATTGGTCGTCATATTCATCAGTTGCAAGCCAGAGGTGCCAGCGTGTCGTTTGTCGGTAAATACCACAACACCTTTGGTTATGCTGGCAGACTGGAAGCGCCGCTGATTCTGATCCCCGGGTCAAAAGAGCAGCGGGATGCATTTCTGAGTACGGAGCCGGGTTATACGGTGTGGATTCAACGTAAGAAAACCGACCCATTGGCAGAATATGCCGTCTATATGACACCGTTTCGAGGCAAGTGGCTGTTTATTATGGATAACCAGATGCTTGAAAAAATACTGCAAGAGAACCAGACCAATAATTTGGTGGTGGCGGAAGATTCTTAA
- a CDS encoding VOC family protein, translated as MSLQPFHLAIPVYDVSLARQFYNQVFGLEEGRSAESWVDFNFFGHQLVIHYHPKTADQERAVTNPVDGHDVPVPHFGVVLAWNDWEALAERLKSHQVEFVIEPYIRFQGQVGEQATMFFFDPCGNALEFKAFKDMSQLFAK; from the coding sequence ATGAGTTTACAGCCGTTTCATTTGGCCATTCCGGTTTACGATGTTTCGCTTGCACGTCAGTTTTACAATCAGGTGTTTGGTCTGGAAGAGGGGCGCTCGGCTGAGAGCTGGGTCGATTTCAATTTCTTCGGTCATCAGTTAGTGATTCACTACCACCCGAAAACGGCCGATCAGGAGCGGGCAGTGACCAACCCCGTCGATGGCCATGATGTGCCAGTGCCACACTTTGGTGTGGTTTTGGCGTGGAACGATTGGGAAGCACTGGCAGAGCGGTTGAAATCGCATCAGGTCGAGTTCGTGATTGAGCCGTATATTCGCTTTCAGGGGCAGGTTGGTGAGCAGGCCACGATGTTTTTCTTCGACCCGTGCGGCAACGCGTTGGAATTCAAAGCGTTCAAAGATATGAGTCAGCTGTTTGCTAAATAG
- a CDS encoding LLM class flavin-dependent oxidoreductase, translating to MPLPPFSILDLAPVSEGSDFHQTFKQSVSLAQHAEKLGYQRFWMAEHHNMPDIASAATAVLLSHIGAQTDTIRLGSGGIMLPNHAPLIISEQFGTLDALYPGRIDLGLGRAPGTDYPTMHALRRDPERMDPDFDELLEELQFFMGPISDNQPVRSFPGNNAKVPLWLLGSSTYSARLAGIKGLPFAFAAHFAPDAMLRALEIYREHFRPSEQLDKPYAMIGVNIIVAETDRQAQYLGTTEKQKFLKMIRGGRDKLPPPVMSMDPLWLPHEQRQVESQLRESIHGSPDTVRRRIEELVERTGADEIMVNAMIYDHQKKLRSYELLAELR from the coding sequence ATGCCTTTACCTCCGTTTTCGATTCTGGATTTGGCTCCGGTTTCAGAAGGTTCTGATTTCCATCAGACATTTAAACAGTCCGTTTCGTTGGCTCAACACGCCGAAAAGCTTGGCTATCAACGTTTCTGGATGGCCGAACACCACAACATGCCAGACATCGCCAGCGCCGCGACTGCTGTGCTGCTCAGCCACATTGGCGCGCAAACCGACACCATTCGCCTGGGCTCCGGTGGCATTATGTTGCCCAACCATGCACCGCTGATTATTTCCGAACAATTCGGCACGCTGGACGCCTTGTATCCGGGCCGGATTGATTTGGGACTTGGCCGCGCGCCGGGCACCGATTATCCGACGATGCATGCACTGCGCCGCGATCCTGAGCGAATGGATCCTGATTTTGATGAACTGCTGGAAGAGCTGCAGTTTTTTATGGGGCCGATTTCTGATAACCAGCCGGTCCGTTCGTTCCCGGGAAACAATGCCAAGGTGCCTTTGTGGCTATTAGGGTCAAGCACTTACAGCGCGCGCCTTGCCGGTATTAAGGGACTGCCTTTTGCTTTTGCGGCTCACTTTGCACCGGATGCGATGCTGCGTGCGCTGGAGATTTACCGCGAGCACTTCCGCCCGTCGGAGCAACTCGATAAACCTTACGCCATGATTGGGGTGAACATCATTGTGGCGGAAACCGACCGTCAGGCGCAGTATCTGGGCACGACGGAGAAACAGAAGTTTCTCAAGATGATTCGTGGTGGGCGCGACAAGCTGCCGCCACCGGTGATGAGCATGGATCCACTGTGGTTGCCGCATGAGCAGCGTCAGGTGGAAAGTCAACTTCGTGAATCGATTCACGGCAGTCCGGACACGGTGCGTCGCCGCATTGAAGAGCTGGTTGAACGCACGGGCGCCGATGAGATCATGGTCAATGCGATGATTTATGATCATCAGAAGAAGCTGCGTTCTTACGAACTGCTGGCGGAATTGCGCTAA
- a CDS encoding bestrophin family protein, translated as MIVHPKPNLTNILFSLKGSIAKRIAKRSFMITALASLIVLVEGMLPTFFTHVNATPFTLLGISLSIFMSFRNNACYSRWWEGRQAWGHVITEVRSFTRASEVIDDEALRTSLLKELCGFTHALAARLRNEDEYLAAKDWLSQGAETYGHNVSDGILRHISRGYSKLAKAGSISEWRYVMLEERLQRLSEAQATCERIKSTPLPFPYTLLFHRTNYIFCLLLPFAMAEPLGWIAPIFTTIVSYTFFGLDAIGDELEDPFGRDENDLPMDALVRIIERDVLDALNVAELPPILQPVDYVLN; from the coding sequence ATGATCGTTCATCCTAAACCTAATTTAACGAATATTTTATTTTCATTAAAAGGTTCCATTGCAAAACGTATTGCTAAACGCAGTTTTATGATCACCGCTCTGGCGTCATTAATTGTGTTAGTGGAAGGGATGTTGCCGACATTTTTTACCCATGTGAATGCCACGCCGTTTACTTTGTTGGGTATTTCGCTGTCCATCTTTATGAGTTTTCGTAACAATGCCTGTTACTCACGTTGGTGGGAAGGTCGTCAGGCGTGGGGACACGTGATTACCGAAGTGCGCTCATTTACTCGCGCCAGTGAAGTGATTGACGATGAAGCGTTGCGTACGTCGCTGTTAAAAGAGCTGTGCGGTTTTACCCACGCGTTGGCGGCTCGGCTACGCAACGAAGACGAGTATCTGGCTGCGAAAGACTGGCTCAGTCAAGGGGCAGAGACATACGGACACAACGTCAGCGACGGAATTTTGCGCCATATCAGTCGCGGCTATTCCAAGCTCGCCAAAGCAGGCAGCATCAGTGAGTGGCGCTATGTGATGCTGGAAGAGCGGTTGCAACGCCTGTCGGAGGCACAAGCGACATGTGAACGCATTAAAAGCACGCCACTGCCCTTTCCGTACACCTTGCTCTTTCACCGTACCAACTACATTTTCTGTTTGTTGTTGCCGTTTGCGATGGCAGAACCGCTGGGCTGGATTGCGCCGATTTTTACCACCATCGTCAGCTACACCTTTTTTGGTTTAGATGCGATTGGGGACGAACTGGAAGATCCCTTTGGTCGTGATGAAAACGATCTGCCAATGGATGCGCTGGTCAGAATTATTGAACGTGACGTTTTGGACGCGCTCAACGTGGCGGAGCTGCCACCGATTTTGCAACCGGTTGATTATGTGCTCAACTAG